The Arthrobacter sp. NicSoilC5 genome has a window encoding:
- a CDS encoding branched-chain amino acid ABC transporter permease translates to MGTFIQLVVDGLATGSIYAALALAIVLVNQATGLINFAQGGMAVLSAYIAYVFVQLGLPLILAVIIAIVLSFLFGALVERFLIRRFERGDPDTAVVVTIGLLTLVTGICAVLWGYNNLGFPSLFPLTSVEILGAVVSVRSLATAVTIVVIMVVLQLLFLRTKLGLALRAVADNPASAAFSGLPVGRLLMVGWGLAATLGAIAGVLVAPQLTLTPGMLDTALVYALAAVILGGLTSPIGCVVAASAIGVLENLVAVYVPLIGHDLKIAVPFALIFVILIVRPQGLFGRKVVVRV, encoded by the coding sequence ATGGGAACCTTCATCCAACTCGTCGTCGACGGCCTGGCCACCGGCTCCATCTACGCCGCCCTGGCCCTGGCCATCGTGCTGGTGAACCAGGCCACCGGCCTGATCAACTTCGCGCAGGGCGGCATGGCCGTGCTGTCCGCCTACATCGCCTACGTTTTCGTGCAGCTCGGCCTGCCGCTCATCCTGGCCGTCATCATTGCCATTGTCCTGTCCTTCCTCTTCGGCGCACTGGTGGAACGCTTCCTGATCCGGCGGTTTGAACGGGGGGATCCGGACACCGCAGTGGTGGTGACCATCGGCCTGCTCACCCTGGTCACCGGCATCTGCGCGGTCCTTTGGGGCTACAACAACCTGGGCTTCCCGTCGCTTTTCCCGCTGACCAGCGTTGAAATCCTGGGGGCCGTGGTGAGCGTCAGGTCCCTTGCCACCGCCGTGACCATCGTGGTGATCATGGTGGTCCTGCAGCTGCTCTTCCTGCGCACCAAGCTGGGACTGGCCCTTCGCGCCGTTGCCGACAACCCGGCGTCGGCCGCTTTTTCCGGCTTGCCGGTGGGCCGCCTGCTCATGGTGGGATGGGGACTTGCCGCCACCCTGGGGGCGATTGCCGGCGTCCTGGTGGCTCCGCAGCTGACCCTCACGCCCGGCATGCTGGACACCGCACTGGTCTACGCGCTCGCAGCCGTGATCCTCGGCGGCCTGACCAGCCCCATCGGCTGCGTGGTGGCGGCATCGGCCATCGGTGTCCTGGAAAACCTGGTGGCCGTCTACGTTCCCCTCATTGGCCACGACCTCAAAATCGCCGTGCCCTTCGCGCTGATCTTCGTCATCCTCATCGTTCGTCCCCAGGGCCTGTTCGGCAGAAAGGTCGTGGTGAGGGTCTGA
- a CDS encoding ABC transporter ATP-binding protein: MTLLELTDVTASYGPVQVLDGVSLSVPDGGSVGILGANGAGKTTTLRAISGNVRTGGRIRFDGRDIRGLRPDQVAALGIAHVPEGRGTLGQLSVRENLMVGSYLRKDRKAIAGDIDYCLDLFPQLQDRVGSRAAALSGGEQQMLAVGRAFMAKPKLLLLDEASLGLAPSTAKTVYQAIRRLRLESGIAMLVVEQNANLAFSLVDTATVLETGRNVLTGTSAELKGMDEIRRAYLGG, encoded by the coding sequence ATGACGCTGCTTGAACTCACGGACGTGACAGCGTCCTACGGCCCCGTGCAGGTCCTGGACGGGGTCTCGCTCAGCGTGCCGGACGGCGGGTCCGTGGGCATCCTGGGTGCGAACGGGGCGGGCAAGACCACCACGCTCCGTGCCATCAGCGGCAACGTCAGGACCGGTGGACGGATCAGGTTCGATGGCCGGGACATCCGGGGCCTGCGGCCGGACCAGGTGGCCGCGCTGGGCATAGCCCACGTACCCGAGGGCCGGGGCACCCTGGGCCAGCTGAGCGTGCGCGAGAACCTGATGGTGGGCTCCTACCTGCGCAAGGACCGGAAGGCCATCGCCGGCGACATTGACTACTGCCTGGACCTGTTCCCGCAACTGCAGGACAGGGTTGGCTCGCGGGCAGCGGCACTCTCGGGCGGCGAACAACAAATGCTCGCGGTGGGCCGCGCCTTCATGGCCAAACCCAAACTGCTGCTCCTGGATGAAGCCTCGCTGGGGCTGGCGCCCAGTACCGCCAAGACCGTCTACCAGGCCATCCGGCGGCTGCGGCTCGAATCCGGGATCGCCATGCTGGTGGTGGAACAGAATGCGAACCTCGCATTCTCCTTGGTGGACACCGCTACCGTCCTGGAAACGGGCCGGAACGTCCTCACCGGAACCTCGGCCGAACTCAAGGGCATGGACGAAATCCGCCGCGCCTACCTGGGGGGCTGA
- a CDS encoding ABC transporter ATP-binding protein, which produces MAASLSLKDVSLHFGGVKVLQDVSFDVEPGVIFGLVGPNGAGKTSLFNCISGHYRPSSGSISIDGTEVSGSAPSRMARLGLARTFQHPALQLNATVLQNVLLGGHTRLPGGPVSWALRMPYTVRAERAVRSEALELLAKAGLGWAADVPADELSHGLHKGIELWRALLSRPALLLLDEPAAGLSHGEVEQLIATVKRLRAEQDVTIIIVEHHMGLISALTDQVVVLDHGRKLMSGTAAEAQSDPRVIEAYIGKDAADDAA; this is translated from the coding sequence GTGGCCGCGAGCCTGAGCCTCAAGGACGTCAGCCTGCACTTCGGCGGGGTCAAGGTGCTGCAGGACGTCAGTTTCGACGTCGAGCCCGGCGTGATCTTTGGCCTGGTGGGCCCGAACGGTGCCGGCAAGACCTCCCTGTTCAACTGCATCAGCGGCCATTACCGGCCAAGCTCCGGTTCGATTTCCATCGACGGGACCGAGGTTTCCGGGAGCGCCCCGTCCCGGATGGCCCGCCTTGGACTTGCACGCACCTTCCAGCATCCGGCACTGCAGCTGAACGCCACAGTTCTGCAGAACGTGCTCCTCGGAGGGCACACGCGGCTGCCCGGCGGCCCGGTCTCGTGGGCGCTCAGGATGCCCTACACCGTCCGGGCCGAGCGCGCCGTCCGCAGCGAGGCGCTCGAACTCCTCGCCAAGGCCGGGCTGGGCTGGGCGGCGGATGTGCCTGCCGACGAACTATCCCACGGGCTCCATAAAGGCATCGAGCTGTGGCGGGCCCTTCTTTCCAGGCCCGCACTGCTTCTTCTCGACGAGCCGGCAGCCGGGCTCTCCCACGGGGAAGTTGAACAACTCATCGCCACCGTGAAGCGCCTCCGCGCCGAGCAGGACGTCACCATCATCATCGTGGAGCACCACATGGGACTCATCTCCGCGCTCACGGACCAGGTGGTGGTCCTGGACCACGGACGGAAGCTGATGTCGGGAACTGCGGCGGAGGCCCAGTCCGATCCGCGCGTCATCGAGGCCTACATTGGGAAGGACGCCGCTGATGACGCTGCTTGA
- a CDS encoding MoaD/ThiS family protein, with product MPEISLLLPGVLQPLAGGQAVLSTRADGPVTVAHLLDAVAADYAVLGRRLRDETGALRKFVNIYVNGDEVRRLQGLDTEVQPGQEVLVIQSVAGG from the coding sequence GTGCCTGAGATCTCGCTGCTGCTTCCCGGTGTCCTGCAGCCGCTGGCCGGCGGGCAGGCCGTCCTGTCCACCCGGGCCGACGGGCCGGTGACGGTGGCACACCTGCTTGACGCGGTGGCCGCGGACTATGCCGTGCTGGGCCGGCGGCTCCGCGACGAGACCGGGGCCCTGCGCAAATTCGTCAACATCTATGTGAACGGCGACGAAGTCCGGCGCCTGCAGGGCCTGGACACCGAGGTACAACCGGGCCAGGAAGTGCTGGTGATCCAGTCCGTTGCGGGTGGCTAA
- a CDS encoding exo-alpha-sialidase, with translation MVRMATAAESFLLAIGTKKGLWLATSPDRREWSFTGPHFLMAEIPSIGIDTREGRTRILVGVRSPHWGPTVAHSDDLGATWSEPEHGAITFPEDTGAALDRVWQIYPDAESRPGVVWAGAEPISVWKSTDGGEHFELNRGLWDHPHRSEWGAGYGGAAAHSIVVDPAGETVHVAMSTGGVYRSLDGGRSWEARNKGISAYFMPDPNPEFGQCVHKIAADAAVAGRLYAQNHHGVYRTDDNADSWNSIAEGLPADFGFVMLTHPRRDGTAWVVPLKADGERIPPDGKLAVHRTDDAGNSWKRLSTGLPGHEYNSVLRDAASVDTAEPAGVYFGTRGGTVYTSADEGETFSEVASHLPDVLCVRAAVVAGA, from the coding sequence ATGGTCCGCATGGCAACGGCGGCAGAATCATTCCTCCTGGCAATCGGCACCAAGAAAGGGCTGTGGCTCGCCACCAGCCCGGACAGGCGGGAGTGGTCCTTCACCGGCCCGCATTTCCTCATGGCTGAAATCCCCAGCATCGGAATCGATACCAGGGAGGGCCGCACCCGCATCCTGGTGGGCGTCCGCAGCCCGCACTGGGGGCCCACGGTTGCACACTCCGATGACCTGGGCGCCACGTGGTCCGAGCCGGAACATGGTGCCATCACGTTTCCCGAGGACACCGGCGCCGCCCTGGACCGTGTGTGGCAGATCTACCCGGACGCAGAGTCCCGTCCCGGGGTGGTGTGGGCGGGAGCGGAGCCCATCTCCGTGTGGAAATCGACTGACGGCGGCGAGCACTTCGAGTTGAACCGGGGCCTGTGGGACCACCCGCACCGCAGTGAGTGGGGAGCAGGCTATGGCGGTGCGGCGGCACATTCGATCGTGGTGGACCCTGCCGGTGAAACCGTGCACGTCGCCATGAGCACCGGCGGCGTGTACCGCTCGCTCGACGGCGGCAGGTCCTGGGAGGCGCGTAACAAGGGCATCTCGGCCTATTTCATGCCGGACCCCAACCCGGAGTTCGGCCAGTGCGTTCACAAGATCGCTGCCGATGCCGCGGTGGCAGGACGCCTCTACGCACAGAACCACCACGGGGTCTACCGGACAGACGACAATGCCGACAGCTGGAACTCCATCGCAGAGGGCCTGCCCGCGGACTTCGGCTTCGTGATGCTGACGCATCCGCGCCGGGACGGCACCGCCTGGGTTGTTCCGCTGAAGGCCGACGGCGAACGCATTCCTCCCGACGGAAAGCTCGCCGTCCACCGCACGGACGACGCCGGGAACAGCTGGAAGCGGCTCAGCACCGGACTCCCCGGGCACGAATACAACAGCGTGCTCAGGGACGCCGCCTCGGTGGACACGGCCGAACCCGCCGGCGTCTACTTCGGCACCCGGGGCGGGACCGTCTACACGAGTGCGGACGAAGGGGAGACTTTCAGTGAAGTGGCATCGCACCTGCCGGACGTCCTCTGCGTCCGGGCGGCAGTGGTGGCCGGTGCCTGA
- a CDS encoding class F sortase: MPQDRRRHAAPGGRIATWQRWSRGDLAILCCGVLTFLSFTAGAPLFHEAPTLTVPGISTSTPGVRAAAAPAGAAAPMAETGMPQPAGAAAQAPARPAAATPALPPAAQPIHIRYPAAAFDVAVQPLDLDGEAQASRTIEPPATKDGYWLTAFGTPGKGSGNTTYVIGHSWEGADAPFNHLSSAAAIGDLLDVQTPAGTISYRVDSVTTYLKSGLKDSPVWEMVPNRLVLISCYTEDPWGRNVVVTAYPAVP; the protein is encoded by the coding sequence ATGCCACAGGACCGACGCCGGCACGCAGCGCCCGGGGGACGCATCGCCACCTGGCAGCGGTGGAGCAGGGGCGATCTGGCCATCCTTTGCTGCGGCGTCCTTACCTTCCTGTCGTTTACGGCGGGCGCACCCCTCTTCCACGAGGCACCCACGCTGACGGTCCCCGGCATCTCCACTTCGACTCCCGGCGTCCGCGCCGCCGCGGCGCCTGCCGGGGCAGCGGCCCCGATGGCGGAGACCGGCATGCCACAGCCGGCAGGGGCGGCCGCCCAGGCTCCGGCCCGTCCGGCGGCGGCAACACCTGCCCTTCCCCCGGCTGCCCAGCCAATCCATATCCGTTACCCGGCCGCCGCATTTGACGTAGCCGTCCAACCCCTGGACCTGGACGGAGAAGCCCAGGCCAGCCGAACCATAGAACCCCCTGCCACCAAGGACGGGTACTGGCTCACGGCCTTCGGCACTCCTGGGAAGGGCTCCGGCAACACCACCTACGTCATCGGCCACAGCTGGGAGGGCGCGGACGCCCCGTTCAACCACCTCAGTTCCGCCGCGGCCATTGGCGACCTGCTTGATGTCCAGACTCCGGCCGGAACCATCAGCTACCGCGTGGACAGCGTCACGACCTACCTGAAGTCCGGCCTCAAGGACAGCCCTGTCTGGGAGATGGTGCCCAACCGGTTGGTCCTCATCAGCTGCTACACGGAAGACCCGTGGGGCAGGAACGTGGTTGTCACCGCCTACCCCGCAGTTCCCTAG
- a CDS encoding universal stress protein: MTWEHFDGAPLLVGIMPKQHPEVIQTAATLAARLGAPLVCAYVDEASYLVEWDPARSAHRLSRHPDADDDMLELATELKAQVQATVDKLPGGSPPDWSFRTLTGDAARALGQLAAEVDAPMIIVGTSERGLSHRLSEALGGSVGAWLSHHQSRPVLVVPYRMPAHEDRP, translated from the coding sequence ATGACGTGGGAACATTTCGACGGGGCCCCGCTGCTGGTGGGGATCATGCCCAAGCAGCACCCGGAGGTCATCCAGACCGCGGCCACCCTGGCTGCCCGGCTGGGCGCCCCCTTGGTCTGCGCGTACGTGGACGAAGCCAGCTACCTCGTGGAGTGGGATCCGGCCCGCTCCGCCCACCGCCTTTCCCGGCACCCGGACGCTGATGACGACATGCTGGAACTCGCAACGGAGCTCAAAGCACAGGTCCAGGCCACCGTGGACAAGCTGCCCGGTGGCAGCCCCCCTGACTGGTCCTTCCGCACCCTTACGGGCGACGCAGCCCGTGCGCTGGGACAGCTGGCCGCGGAAGTGGATGCCCCCATGATCATCGTGGGAACCTCGGAACGTGGATTGTCCCATCGCCTTTCCGAGGCTTTGGGTGGGTCCGTTGGGGCGTGGCTCAGCCACCATCAAAGCCGGCCGGTGCTGGTGGTTCCCTACCGGATGCCCGCCCATGAGGACCGGCCATGA
- a CDS encoding metal-sensitive transcriptional regulator has translation MNATEEAPAAAEQPAGEDGTAPQHGYTGNKDAYLRRLKRIEGQVRGIARMVDEDKYCIDILTQVAAVTKALHAVSLGLVEEHIGHCVVGAASEPDPDARAEAIDAKVKEAADAIGRLLR, from the coding sequence ATGAACGCTACCGAAGAAGCCCCTGCGGCCGCCGAACAGCCGGCTGGGGAGGATGGCACTGCCCCACAGCACGGGTACACGGGAAACAAGGACGCCTACCTGCGCCGCCTGAAGCGCATTGAGGGCCAGGTGCGGGGCATTGCCCGGATGGTGGATGAGGACAAGTACTGCATCGACATCCTGACCCAGGTTGCCGCCGTCACCAAGGCCCTGCACGCCGTCAGCCTGGGGCTGGTCGAGGAACACATCGGCCACTGCGTGGTGGGGGCGGCCTCCGAGCCGGACCCCGACGCACGCGCAGAAGCCATCGATGCCAAGGTAAAGGAAGCTGCCGACGCCATCGGTCGGCTGCTTCGCTGA
- a CDS encoding cation transporter, producing MSTTSPTTTTISVSGMTCGHCVSAVSEELEAIDGVEAVAVDLNAGGISTVTITSGKELSPAEIGEAVAEAGYLVVANEA from the coding sequence ATGAGCACCACCTCACCCACCACCACAACCATCAGCGTCTCGGGCATGACCTGCGGACACTGCGTGTCGGCAGTCAGCGAAGAACTCGAAGCCATCGACGGCGTTGAAGCAGTGGCCGTGGACCTGAACGCCGGCGGCATCTCCACCGTGACCATCACTTCAGGCAAGGAACTCTCCCCCGCGGAAATCGGCGAAGCCGTAGCCGAAGCCGGCTACCTGGTGGTTGCCAACGAAGCCTAG
- a CDS encoding heavy metal translocating P-type ATPase, with protein MSHQELLHPPGTRVVELDIEGMTCASCVNRVEKKLGKLDGVAATVNLPLESAYVTVPDGVTDEQLVDTVNAAGYKARVRQQRPAGPDAGTAAEPAAIPASLLRPRLILAAVLTVPVFLVSMVPAFQFANWGWVAAVLALPVVTWAAWPFHRAAAVNARHFASTMDTLVSLGVASAYLFSAWQLLADPRMTEHPGMEGMSGGLYFEVAAVVTTFLLLGRYLEANAKQKAGDALQALLNLGAKDATVLRNGKEERIPADLLQVGDVLVVRPGEKIATDGVVVDGASAVDASLVTGESVPVEVGPDSRVTGATINTSGRLLVRATRVGSETTLAQMARLVSQAQTGKAPIARLADRISAVFVPVVLALAVVTFVLWLLLAGPAADGDHLRQAFTAAVAVLVIACPCALGLATPVGLLTGTGRGAQLGILIKGPQVLEDTRTVDTILLDKTGTVTTGVLAVDATAAFTGFQDRDVLRLAGAVEAASEHPVARAIAAAAAAVPSTGATDDAGALPSVQGFSSAPGGGVSGTVEGRAVMAGRRGWLEQNGIILDAAQQATLASAEEGGATAICVAVDGKAAGIISLRDTVKAGSAAAVARLKALGLRPILLTGDNAAVAARVAAAVGIAPDDVYAGVLPEGKVEAVRKLQAGGATVAMAGDGVNDAAALAQADLGIAMGSGTDVAIEAADLTVMGNDLAQVAQAIELSRKTLGTIKTNLFWAFFYNAVGIPVAALGLLNPMIAGAAMAASSVLVVTNSLRLRSFGK; from the coding sequence ATGAGCCACCAGGAACTGCTCCACCCGCCGGGCACCCGCGTCGTCGAACTCGACATCGAAGGGATGACCTGCGCGTCCTGCGTCAACCGCGTGGAAAAGAAGCTCGGCAAGCTCGACGGAGTGGCTGCAACGGTCAACCTGCCACTCGAGTCGGCCTACGTCACGGTCCCGGACGGCGTCACCGACGAGCAGCTGGTGGATACGGTCAACGCGGCCGGCTACAAGGCCCGGGTACGCCAGCAGCGCCCCGCAGGCCCGGACGCCGGCACCGCAGCTGAGCCCGCTGCAATTCCCGCGTCCCTGCTCCGCCCGCGCCTCATCCTGGCCGCAGTCCTGACCGTCCCGGTGTTCCTGGTCAGCATGGTCCCGGCGTTCCAGTTCGCCAACTGGGGCTGGGTGGCGGCGGTGCTGGCGCTGCCGGTGGTCACGTGGGCCGCGTGGCCCTTCCACCGCGCGGCCGCCGTCAACGCGCGGCACTTCGCCTCCACCATGGACACCCTGGTGTCCCTCGGGGTGGCCTCAGCGTACCTGTTCTCGGCCTGGCAACTGCTGGCGGATCCGCGCATGACTGAGCACCCTGGCATGGAGGGCATGTCCGGCGGCCTGTACTTCGAGGTGGCGGCCGTTGTCACCACCTTCCTGCTCCTGGGCCGGTACCTGGAGGCCAATGCCAAGCAGAAGGCCGGTGACGCCCTCCAGGCACTGCTGAACCTGGGTGCCAAGGATGCCACGGTCCTGCGCAACGGCAAGGAAGAGAGGATCCCCGCCGACCTGCTGCAGGTGGGCGACGTCCTGGTGGTCCGCCCGGGAGAGAAGATCGCCACGGACGGCGTGGTGGTGGACGGCGCCTCGGCCGTTGACGCCTCGCTGGTGACGGGTGAATCAGTCCCCGTGGAGGTGGGGCCGGACAGCCGTGTCACCGGCGCCACCATCAACACGTCCGGCCGCCTGCTGGTCCGGGCTACCCGGGTTGGTTCCGAAACCACCCTTGCCCAGATGGCGCGGCTGGTGTCGCAGGCCCAGACCGGGAAGGCGCCCATCGCGCGGCTCGCGGACCGGATCAGTGCGGTCTTCGTGCCGGTGGTCCTGGCACTGGCGGTCGTGACGTTCGTGCTCTGGCTCCTCCTCGCCGGCCCGGCCGCTGATGGCGACCACCTTCGGCAGGCCTTTACGGCCGCCGTCGCCGTACTAGTCATTGCCTGCCCCTGCGCACTGGGCCTGGCCACGCCGGTAGGCCTGCTGACGGGCACCGGCCGCGGCGCGCAGCTGGGCATCCTGATCAAGGGCCCGCAGGTCCTGGAGGACACGCGCACCGTGGACACCATCCTGCTGGACAAGACAGGCACGGTCACCACCGGCGTCCTGGCCGTGGACGCCACGGCAGCCTTCACCGGTTTCCAGGACCGGGACGTCCTCCGGCTTGCCGGAGCCGTCGAGGCAGCCTCCGAGCACCCGGTGGCCCGTGCCATCGCTGCCGCAGCTGCCGCGGTCCCGTCCACGGGCGCCACGGACGACGCCGGCGCGTTGCCATCCGTGCAGGGTTTCAGTTCCGCGCCGGGCGGCGGAGTGTCGGGAACCGTTGAGGGCAGGGCCGTGATGGCCGGGCGGCGCGGCTGGCTGGAGCAGAACGGGATCATTCTGGACGCCGCCCAGCAGGCCACGCTCGCATCGGCAGAAGAGGGCGGCGCAACGGCCATCTGCGTCGCCGTGGACGGGAAAGCCGCCGGAATCATCAGCCTCAGGGACACCGTCAAGGCGGGGTCCGCGGCCGCCGTCGCCCGGCTGAAGGCACTGGGCCTGCGGCCCATCCTGCTGACCGGTGACAACGCCGCCGTGGCCGCCCGGGTGGCTGCCGCCGTCGGCATCGCTCCGGACGATGTCTACGCCGGCGTCCTGCCCGAAGGAAAGGTCGAGGCAGTACGGAAGCTCCAGGCCGGCGGTGCCACGGTGGCCATGGCCGGCGACGGCGTCAATGACGCTGCGGCGCTGGCGCAGGCCGACTTGGGAATTGCGATGGGGTCGGGCACGGATGTGGCCATCGAAGCCGCGGACCTGACGGTGATGGGCAACGACCTCGCCCAGGTGGCGCAGGCCATTGAGCTGTCCCGGAAGACCCTGGGCACCATCAAGACCAACCTGTTCTGGGCGTTCTTCTACAACGCGGTGGGTATCCCGGTGGCCGCCCTGGGGCTGCTCAATCCGATGATCGCCGGCGCCGCCATGGCCGCCAGCTCGGTCCTGGTGGTGACCAACTCGCTGCGGCTGCGGAGCTTCGGCAAGTAG